Proteins from a single region of Streptomyces sp. HUAS 15-9:
- the glmM gene encoding phosphoglucosamine mutase, with protein MGRLFGTDGVRGVANADLTAEMALGLSVAAAHVLAEAGTFEGHRPKAVVGRDPRASGEFLEAAMVAGLASAGVDALRVGVLPTPAVAYLTGALGADLGVMLSASHNAMPDNGIKFFARGGHKLADELEDKIEAVYESHRHGEPWERPTGAGVGRVRSYDEGFEQYVAHLLGVLPNRLDGLKIVLDEAHGAAYGVSPEAFARAGAEVVTIGAEPDGLNINAGCGSTHLGKLKAAVVEHGADLGIAHDGDADRCLAVDHTGEEVDGDQILAVLALAMRERSALRSDTVVATVMSNLGFKLAMEREGIHLVQTAVGDRYVLEEMKEHDFALGGEQSGHVIILDHATTGDGTLTGLLLAARVAQTGRTLRDLASVMERLPQVLINVPDVDKARVGTSADLAAAVAEAERELGATGRVLLRSSGTEPLVRVMVEAADIEQAQSVAGRLADAVKSALG; from the coding sequence GTGGGACGACTCTTCGGCACGGACGGCGTGCGCGGCGTCGCCAACGCGGACCTGACGGCCGAGATGGCGCTCGGCCTGTCCGTCGCGGCGGCGCATGTGCTGGCCGAGGCGGGCACGTTCGAGGGCCACAGGCCGAAGGCGGTGGTCGGACGGGACCCGCGCGCGTCCGGGGAGTTCCTGGAAGCCGCCATGGTCGCGGGCCTGGCGAGCGCGGGCGTGGACGCGCTGCGCGTCGGTGTGCTCCCGACGCCCGCGGTGGCGTACCTCACGGGCGCGCTCGGCGCCGACCTCGGTGTCATGCTCTCCGCCAGCCACAACGCCATGCCCGACAACGGCATCAAGTTCTTCGCCCGCGGCGGGCACAAGCTCGCCGACGAGCTGGAGGACAAGATCGAGGCGGTCTACGAGTCCCACCGGCACGGTGAGCCCTGGGAGCGGCCGACCGGCGCCGGCGTCGGGCGGGTGCGCTCGTACGACGAGGGGTTCGAGCAGTACGTCGCCCACCTCCTCGGCGTACTCCCGAACCGTCTCGACGGGCTGAAGATCGTCCTGGACGAGGCGCACGGCGCGGCCTACGGTGTCTCGCCCGAGGCCTTCGCTCGGGCCGGTGCCGAGGTCGTCACCATCGGTGCCGAGCCGGACGGCCTCAACATCAACGCGGGCTGCGGCTCCACCCACCTGGGCAAGCTCAAGGCCGCCGTCGTCGAGCACGGTGCCGACCTCGGTATCGCGCACGACGGTGACGCCGACCGGTGCCTGGCCGTGGACCACACCGGCGAAGAGGTGGACGGCGACCAGATCCTCGCCGTGCTCGCGCTGGCGATGCGGGAGCGTTCCGCACTGCGCTCCGACACCGTCGTCGCGACCGTGATGTCGAATCTGGGCTTCAAGCTGGCCATGGAGCGCGAGGGCATCCACCTCGTGCAGACGGCCGTCGGCGACCGCTACGTCCTGGAGGAGATGAAGGAGCACGACTTCGCCCTCGGCGGCGAGCAGTCGGGCCACGTCATCATCCTCGACCACGCCACCACCGGCGACGGCACGCTGACCGGCCTGCTGCTGGCGGCGCGGGTTGCGCAGACCGGTCGTACGCTGCGGGACCTCGCGTCGGTCATGGAGCGGCTGCCGCAGGTGCTGATCAACGTCCCGGACGTCGACAAGGCGCGCGTCGGCACCTCCGCCGACCTGGCCGCCGCCGTTGCCGAGGCCGAGCGCGAACTCGGCGCCACCGGGCGGGTGCTGCTGCGTTCCTCGGGCACGGAGCCGCTGGTGCGCGTGATGGTGGAGGCCGCCGACATCGAACAGGCGCAGTCGGTCGCCGGGCGCCTGGCGGACGCGGTGAAGTCGGCGCTGGGATAG
- the coaA gene encoding type I pantothenate kinase produces the protein MPRSAHRSKPEATPYVDLTRAEWSALREKTPLPLTAEEVEKVRGLGDVIDLDEVRDIYLPLSRLLNLYVGATDGLRGALNTFLGEQGSQSGTPFVIGIAGSVACGKSTVARLLQALLSRWPEHPHVERVTTDGFLLPTEELKDRGLMSRKGFPESYDRRALTRFVADIKAGKDEVTAPVYSHLIYDIVPGEKLVVRRPDILIVEGLNVLQPALPGKDGRTRVGLADYFDFSVYVDANADDVESWYLNRFKKLRQTAFQKPDSYFRKYTQVSEEEALDYARTQWRMINKPNLVENIAPTRGRATLVVRKGPDHKVQRLRLRKL, from the coding sequence ATGCCCCGGAGCGCCCACCGGTCCAAGCCGGAGGCGACTCCCTACGTCGACCTCACCCGCGCCGAGTGGAGCGCGCTGCGCGAGAAGACGCCGCTGCCGCTCACCGCTGAAGAGGTCGAGAAGGTCCGCGGCCTCGGCGACGTCATCGACCTCGACGAGGTGCGGGACATCTACCTCCCGCTCTCCCGCCTTCTCAACCTCTACGTCGGCGCCACCGACGGTCTCAGAGGGGCGCTGAACACGTTCCTCGGTGAGCAGGGGTCCCAGTCCGGAACACCCTTCGTGATAGGGATCGCCGGATCCGTGGCGTGCGGCAAGTCGACCGTGGCCCGTCTGCTCCAGGCCCTCCTGTCCCGCTGGCCCGAGCACCCGCACGTGGAGCGGGTCACGACCGACGGCTTCCTGCTGCCGACCGAGGAGCTCAAGGACCGAGGGCTGATGTCGCGGAAGGGATTCCCCGAGTCCTACGACCGCCGGGCGCTGACCCGGTTCGTCGCCGACATCAAGGCGGGCAAGGACGAGGTCACCGCCCCCGTCTACTCCCACCTCATCTACGACATCGTCCCGGGCGAGAAGCTCGTCGTACGCCGGCCCGACATCCTGATCGTCGAGGGCCTGAACGTCCTGCAGCCCGCCCTCCCCGGCAAGGACGGCCGCACCCGCGTCGGCCTCGCCGACTACTTCGACTTCAGCGTGTACGTCGACGCGAACGCCGACGACGTCGAGAGCTGGTACCTCAACCGCTTCAAGAAGCTGCGCCAGACGGCCTTCCAGAAGCCGGACTCGTACTTCCGCAAGTACACACAGGTGTCAGAGGAGGAGGCCCTCGACTACGCCCGTACGCAGTGGCGGATGATCAACAAGCCCAACCTGGTGGAGAACATCGCCCCCACCCGGGGCCGCGCCACCCTCGTCGTACGCAAGGGCCCGGACCACAAGGTCCAGCGGTTGCGCCTGCGCAAGCTGTAG
- a CDS encoding CPCC family cysteine-rich protein yields MRSMYPCPCCGYLVLEDGPGWYEICRICRWEDDPGQLRSPWLPDGPNRPSLMDAQRSFAEIGVSDPQRRRRAATPQASDRRDEGWRPFDVARDGGPDQQTESSYWPPDRTTLYWWRPTYWRRAENQRRSE; encoded by the coding sequence ATGAGAAGCATGTATCCCTGTCCGTGCTGCGGGTACCTCGTCCTCGAGGACGGGCCTGGATGGTACGAGATCTGCCGCATCTGCCGCTGGGAGGACGATCCGGGGCAACTTCGCTCGCCCTGGCTTCCCGACGGACCGAACCGGCCTTCGCTCATGGATGCCCAGCGCTCGTTCGCAGAGATCGGCGTGAGTGATCCGCAGCGGCGCCGCCGGGCTGCTACGCCTCAGGCGTCCGACAGGCGCGACGAGGGCTGGAGGCCGTTCGACGTAGCGCGGGACGGCGGTCCGGATCAGCAAACGGAGTCCAGTTACTGGCCCCCGGACAGAACCACCCTTTACTGGTGGCGGCCGACGTACTGGCGCAGGGCCGAAAACCAACGCCGATCCGAATAG